In the Salmo trutta chromosome 33, fSalTru1.1, whole genome shotgun sequence genome, one interval contains:
- the cdkl1 gene encoding cyclin-dependent kinase-like 1 isoform X2 encodes MEKYEKMGKIGEGSYGVVFKCRNRDTGQIVAIKKFVESEDDPVIKRIALREIRMLKQLKHSNLVNLIEVFRRKRKLHLVFEYCDHTVLNELDRYPRGVPEHLVKSISWQTLQAVNFCHKQNCIHRDVKPENILITKQQVIKLCDFGFARILTGPCDYYTDYVATRWYRAPELLVGDTQYGAPVDVWALGCVFSELLSGIPLWPGKSDMDQLYLIRKTLGDLIPRHQQVFSKNQFFSGVCIPEPQEMETLELKYPNLSYQALSLMKGCLRMDPSERLTCEQLLEHPYFDSQREESESTGREHDRSTKKRSRLLPRKHLPPGYLPQLTSSSIFPALDNKKYYTNLRKFNYHFPNI; translated from the exons ATGGAGAAGTATGAGAAGATGGGGAAGATCGGGGAGGGGTCCTACGGCGTCGTGTTCAAGTGCAGGAACAGGGACACGGGACAGATCGTTGCCATCAAGAAGTTCGTGGAGTCTGAAGACGATCCAGTCATTAAGAGGATCGCTCTGAGAGAGATTAGGATGCTGAAG CAACTAAAGCACTCCAACCTGGTGAACCTGATTGAGGTGTTCAGGCGTAAACGTAAACTACACCTGGTGTTTGAGTACTGTGATCACACCGTCCTCAACGAGCTGGACCGATACCCCAGAGG TGTTCCAGAACATCTGGTAAAAAGCATCAGCTGGCAGACACTCCAGGCTGTCAACTTCTGTCATAAACAGAAC TGCATCCACAGAGACGTGAAGCCCGAGAATATCCTCATCACTAAACAGCAGGTCATTAAGCTCTGTGACTTCGGATTCGCCAGGATCCTCA CCGGTCCATGTGACTACTACACAGACTATGTGGCAACGAGATGGTACCGGGCCCCTGAGCTGCTAGTGGGTGATACTCAGTATGGAGCCCCTGTTGATGTCTGGGCGCTGGGCTGTGTCTTCTCTGAGCTGCTCTCTGGCATCCCCCTCTGGCCCGGCAAGTCAGACATGGACCAGCTCTACCTCATCAGGAAGACACTGG gagACCTGATCCCTCGCCACCAGCAGGTATTCAGTAAGAACCAGTTTTTCAGTGGAGTGTGCATCCCAGAGCCTCAGGAAATG GAAACTCTGGAACTGAAATACCCCAACCTGTCATATCAAGCACTGAGTCTGATGAAG GGCTGCCTGCGTATGGACCCGTCGGAGCGGCTGACCTGTGAGCAGCTTCTGGAGCACCCGTACTTCGACAGCCAAcgggaggagagcgagagcacCGGCCGGGAACATGACCGCTCCACCAAGAAGAGGTCACGCCTCCTGCCCCGCAAACACCTCCCACCTGGG tATTTGCCTCAGCTTACCAGCAGCAGTATCTTCCCAGCTCTGGACAACAAGAAGTACTATACCAACCTGAGGAAATTTAACTACCACTTCCCTAACATCTAA
- the cdkl1 gene encoding cyclin-dependent kinase-like 1 isoform X1, which translates to MEKYEKMGKIGEGSYGVVFKCRNRDTGQIVAIKKFVESEDDPVIKRIALREIRMLKQLKHSNLVNLIEVFRRKRKLHLVFEYCDHTVLNELDRYPRGVPEHLVKSISWQTLQAVNFCHKQNCIHRDVKPENILITKQQVIKLCDFGFARILTGPCDYYTDYVATRWYRAPELLVGDTQYGAPVDVWALGCVFSELLSGIPLWPGKSDMDQLYLIRKTLGDLIPRHQQVFSKNQFFSGVCIPEPQEMETLELKYPNLSYQALSLMKGCLRMDPSERLTCEQLLEHPYFDSQREESESTGREHDRSTKKRSRLLPRKHLPPGICKVELGSNMVEAPCKLGPAVRDGKMLYKQLKYLPQLTSSSIFPALDNKKYYTNLRKFNYHFPNI; encoded by the exons ATGGAGAAGTATGAGAAGATGGGGAAGATCGGGGAGGGGTCCTACGGCGTCGTGTTCAAGTGCAGGAACAGGGACACGGGACAGATCGTTGCCATCAAGAAGTTCGTGGAGTCTGAAGACGATCCAGTCATTAAGAGGATCGCTCTGAGAGAGATTAGGATGCTGAAG CAACTAAAGCACTCCAACCTGGTGAACCTGATTGAGGTGTTCAGGCGTAAACGTAAACTACACCTGGTGTTTGAGTACTGTGATCACACCGTCCTCAACGAGCTGGACCGATACCCCAGAGG TGTTCCAGAACATCTGGTAAAAAGCATCAGCTGGCAGACACTCCAGGCTGTCAACTTCTGTCATAAACAGAAC TGCATCCACAGAGACGTGAAGCCCGAGAATATCCTCATCACTAAACAGCAGGTCATTAAGCTCTGTGACTTCGGATTCGCCAGGATCCTCA CCGGTCCATGTGACTACTACACAGACTATGTGGCAACGAGATGGTACCGGGCCCCTGAGCTGCTAGTGGGTGATACTCAGTATGGAGCCCCTGTTGATGTCTGGGCGCTGGGCTGTGTCTTCTCTGAGCTGCTCTCTGGCATCCCCCTCTGGCCCGGCAAGTCAGACATGGACCAGCTCTACCTCATCAGGAAGACACTGG gagACCTGATCCCTCGCCACCAGCAGGTATTCAGTAAGAACCAGTTTTTCAGTGGAGTGTGCATCCCAGAGCCTCAGGAAATG GAAACTCTGGAACTGAAATACCCCAACCTGTCATATCAAGCACTGAGTCTGATGAAG GGCTGCCTGCGTATGGACCCGTCGGAGCGGCTGACCTGTGAGCAGCTTCTGGAGCACCCGTACTTCGACAGCCAAcgggaggagagcgagagcacCGGCCGGGAACATGACCGCTCCACCAAGAAGAGGTCACGCCTCCTGCCCCGCAAACACCTCCCACCTGGG ATCTGTAAGGTGGAACTTGgaagcaatatggtggaagctCCATGCAAATTGGGACCAGCTGTCAGAGATGGCAAAATGCTGTACAAACAATTGAAG tATTTGCCTCAGCTTACCAGCAGCAGTATCTTCCCAGCTCTGGACAACAAGAAGTACTATACCAACCTGAGGAAATTTAACTACCACTTCCCTAACATCTAA